One part of the Brevundimonas sp. NIBR11 genome encodes these proteins:
- a CDS encoding SOS response-associated peptidase family protein has product MCNRFVPPPTFDTIGDEIRQLGIVLEFPAGRPNLPPEYGIGDMPPVALRAGDGLSLSPMTWAWKGPGGKPVFNFRSDGRTFGHSERCLIPAAGFFEFTDAEPGHKKKTKWRFDLVDAPWMWIAGVVKQGAFAMLTTEPGADIAPYHDRQVCVLAPGQALEWLDLTRAEGELLRPLPAGSLSATKAYPEEADASSPEGPRLL; this is encoded by the coding sequence ATGTGCAATCGCTTCGTTCCGCCGCCGACGTTCGACACGATCGGGGACGAGATCCGCCAGCTGGGGATCGTGCTGGAGTTTCCGGCCGGGCGGCCCAACCTGCCGCCCGAGTATGGTATCGGCGACATGCCGCCCGTGGCGCTGCGCGCCGGAGACGGCTTGAGCCTGTCGCCCATGACCTGGGCGTGGAAGGGGCCGGGCGGGAAGCCGGTGTTCAACTTTCGCTCCGACGGAAGGACCTTCGGCCATTCGGAGCGGTGCCTGATCCCCGCGGCGGGCTTCTTCGAGTTCACGGACGCCGAGCCGGGCCACAAGAAGAAGACCAAGTGGCGGTTCGACCTGGTAGACGCGCCGTGGATGTGGATCGCGGGCGTGGTCAAACAGGGCGCCTTCGCCATGCTGACCACCGAGCCGGGGGCGGACATCGCGCCCTATCACGACCGGCAGGTCTGTGTCCTGGCGCCCGGTCAGGCGCTGGAGTGGCTGGACCTGACTCGGGCCGAGGGGGAGCTGTTGCGGCCCCTGCCGGCCGGGTCGCTGTCGGCGACCAAGGCCTATCCGGAAGAGGCGGACGCGTCGTCGCCTGAGGGCCCCCGATTGCTGTAA
- a CDS encoding NAD(P)/FAD-dependent oxidoreductase: protein MKTQTLDVLVVGAGAAGMMCAIEAGRRGRSVRVVDHASKPGEKIRISGGGRCNFTNTGTSVANFLGENPRFAASALGRYTQGDFVKRVERAGIAWHEKTLGQLFCDDSAKQIIRMLTDDMRAAGVVLSLGVGVDRVERVGDGFEAALSDGSVVRCASLVVATGGKSIPKMGATGWGYDLARQWGLRVTETRPALVPLTFEPGLLEKTAPLSGLAVDAVVSAGKTTFEEAMLFTHRGLSGPAILQISSYWREGEAITVKMAPGVDVLGRLKAAKNENGGKQAVHTALGHIVPRRLAEVLTAREGANGKLAEVGDKMLARLDQAVNAWTVKPVGSEGYRTAEVTLGGVATDQLDQTTMETKTVPGLYFIGEVVDVTGWLGGYNFQWAWSSGWAAGQAC from the coding sequence ATGAAGACCCAGACCCTGGATGTGTTGGTGGTCGGCGCGGGCGCCGCCGGAATGATGTGCGCCATCGAGGCCGGGCGGCGGGGGCGGTCCGTGCGGGTCGTGGACCATGCCTCCAAGCCCGGCGAGAAGATCCGCATCTCGGGCGGGGGACGGTGCAACTTCACCAACACGGGAACGTCGGTGGCGAACTTCCTGGGGGAGAACCCCCGGTTCGCGGCGTCTGCGCTGGGGCGGTATACGCAAGGCGACTTCGTCAAGCGGGTCGAACGGGCGGGCATCGCCTGGCACGAGAAGACCCTGGGCCAGCTGTTCTGCGACGACTCGGCCAAGCAGATCATCCGCATGCTGACCGACGACATGCGGGCGGCCGGCGTGGTCCTGTCGCTGGGCGTGGGGGTGGATCGGGTCGAGCGTGTGGGTGACGGGTTCGAGGCGGCGTTGTCGGACGGGTCGGTGGTGCGCTGTGCGTCCCTGGTCGTGGCGACCGGCGGCAAGTCGATCCCCAAGATGGGGGCGACGGGGTGGGGCTATGACCTCGCGCGCCAGTGGGGCTTGCGGGTGACCGAGACGCGGCCGGCGCTGGTCCCCCTGACGTTCGAGCCGGGGCTGCTGGAGAAGACGGCGCCGCTGTCTGGGCTGGCGGTGGACGCTGTGGTCTCGGCGGGCAAGACGACGTTCGAGGAGGCGATGCTGTTCACCCATCGGGGCTTGAGCGGCCCGGCCATCCTGCAGATCAGCTCATACTGGCGCGAGGGAGAGGCGATCACGGTGAAGATGGCGCCGGGCGTGGACGTGCTCGGTCGCCTGAAGGCGGCGAAGAATGAGAACGGCGGCAAACAGGCGGTGCACACGGCGCTCGGCCACATCGTGCCGCGCCGGCTGGCCGAGGTGCTGACGGCGCGGGAAGGCGCCAACGGCAAGCTGGCCGAGGTCGGGGACAAGATGCTGGCCAGGCTCGATCAGGCCGTGAACGCCTGGACCGTCAAGCCTGTGGGGTCGGAGGGCTATCGCACGGCCGAGGTGACCCTGGGCGGTGTGGCGACCGACCAGCTGGACCAGACGACGATGGAGACGAAGACCGTGCCCGGCCTCTATTTCATAGGCGAGGTGGTGGACGTCACCGGCTGGCTCGGCGGTTACAACTTCCAGTGGGCGTGGAGCTCGGGCTGGGCGGCGGGGCAGGCCTGCTGA